The following are encoded in a window of Flavobacterium cupriresistens genomic DNA:
- the rpsI gene encoding 30S ribosomal protein S9 — protein MGVIHKIGRRKTAVARVYVSEGTGKITVNKKEFATYFPTATLQYKVLQPMSMTENVNNFDVKVNVYGGGSTGQAEAVRMALARVMCEVNAENRAILKPEGLLTRDPRMVERKKFGQKKARKRFQFSKR, from the coding sequence AATCGGTAGAAGAAAAACCGCTGTTGCACGTGTATATGTTTCTGAAGGAACAGGAAAAATCACTGTAAACAAAAAAGAATTCGCAACTTACTTTCCAACGGCAACTTTACAATACAAAGTTTTACAACCAATGTCTATGACAGAAAATGTAAACAACTTTGATGTAAAAGTAAACGTTTACGGAGGTGGTTCAACTGGTCAGGCAGAAGCTGTAAGAATGGCATTAGCACGCGTTATGTGTGAAGTAAATGCTGAAAACAGAGCTATCCTTAAACCAGAAGGTTTATTAACAAGAGATCCAAGAATGGTTGAACGTAAGAAATTCGGTCAGAAGAAAGCTCGTAAGAGATTCCAATTCTCTAAACGTTAA